The proteins below are encoded in one region of Macrococcus armenti:
- a CDS encoding ABC transporter ATP-binding protein — protein sequence MLKVINIHKLYGKDKWVLRDLSFEVMDGEFFVLVGPSGCGKSTLLKMIAGLEDITEGELYIDGQLANQLHPKDRSLSMVFQNYALYPHMTVEKNILFTLENRKVPKALRHDKMMEAAKLVGLEDYLKKKPGELSGGQRQRVALARAIVSESKLCLMDEPLSNLDAKLRGQMRVELRQLQQRLGMTMIYVTHDQVEAMTMSDRIMVLNGGHIQQIGTPLEIYNEPNNKFVANFMGSPAMNIVRGNVTGNAVHFGDFNLPINMPVAEGAIDVGFRPEDVVCDETGTLVTVTACEMLGDTTVVNFMINGEKCIAKFSEQVSLANGDKIRISINDKKIKYFDSENGTVIK from the coding sequence ATGCTTAAAGTTATTAACATTCATAAACTTTACGGTAAAGATAAATGGGTTTTACGTGATTTGAGCTTTGAAGTTATGGATGGTGAATTTTTCGTACTTGTCGGGCCTAGTGGGTGCGGTAAGAGTACATTGCTGAAGATGATTGCAGGGCTAGAGGATATTACTGAAGGTGAACTGTATATTGATGGTCAGCTTGCAAATCAGCTGCATCCTAAAGATCGTTCATTATCGATGGTGTTTCAGAACTATGCACTTTATCCGCATATGACTGTTGAAAAAAATATTTTATTCACATTAGAAAATCGTAAAGTACCTAAAGCATTACGTCATGATAAGATGATGGAAGCGGCTAAGCTTGTAGGTTTAGAAGATTACTTGAAGAAGAAACCAGGCGAACTCTCTGGTGGGCAGCGTCAGCGTGTGGCATTAGCGCGTGCGATTGTCAGTGAATCGAAGTTGTGCTTAATGGACGAACCGTTATCAAACTTAGATGCAAAGCTGCGTGGACAGATGCGTGTTGAGTTACGACAGTTACAACAGCGTCTCGGTATGACGATGATTTATGTGACGCATGACCAAGTTGAGGCGATGACGATGAGTGATCGTATCATGGTGTTAAATGGTGGACATATCCAGCAGATCGGCACACCACTTGAAATCTACAATGAGCCCAATAATAAGTTCGTTGCGAATTTTATGGGGTCTCCTGCAATGAATATTGTGCGTGGTAATGTAACAGGTAACGCAGTCCATTTCGGTGATTTTAACTTACCGATCAACATGCCGGTCGCTGAAGGCGCGATAGATGTAGGATTCAGACCGGAAGATGTAGTGTGTGATGAAACGGGCACACTCGTTACTGTCACTGCGTGCGAGATGTTAGGTGATACGACGGTCGTTAACTTCATGATTAATGGAGAGAAATGTATCGCTAAGTTTTCGGAGCAAGTATCGCTTGCAAATGGTGATAAGATTCGCATCTCAATCAATGACAAGAAAATTAAATATTTCGATTCAGAAAATGGAACAGTGATTAAATAA
- the bioB gene encoding biotin synthase BioB, producing MLAQRIIKGESISKEEALSLFVDNNIDTYDLLHEAYQVRKHYFGRRVKLNMILNAKSGICPEDCGYCGQSKLMKNKDKYLLVDKDQIKSGADFCATHDIGTYCIVMSGRGPSDKEVDHIAHTVEAIKHEHPQLKICACLGLTNDEQAKKLKSAGVARYNHNINTSENYHDEVVTTHTYKDRVNTIEIMKANNISPCSGVICGMGETDEDIIDMAFALKEIDADSIPVNFLHPVKGTKFGNEDNLTPERCLRILSLFRLINPTKEIRIAGGREVNLRSLQPLAMQAANSIFVGDYLITNGQPNELDYKMLEDLGYEIDINKN from the coding sequence ATGTTAGCACAACGTATTATTAAAGGGGAAAGTATTTCAAAGGAAGAAGCATTGTCGTTATTTGTCGATAATAATATAGATACATATGACTTATTACATGAAGCATATCAAGTACGTAAGCATTATTTTGGTCGTCGAGTGAAGCTCAATATGATTCTGAACGCGAAGAGTGGGATTTGTCCGGAAGACTGTGGTTATTGTGGTCAGTCTAAGCTGATGAAGAATAAGGACAAGTACTTGCTTGTTGACAAAGATCAGATAAAGTCAGGTGCAGACTTCTGTGCTACCCATGATATCGGAACGTATTGTATTGTTATGAGTGGTCGTGGTCCGAGTGATAAAGAGGTCGATCATATCGCGCATACTGTAGAAGCGATTAAACATGAACATCCGCAGCTTAAGATTTGTGCTTGTCTCGGTCTGACGAATGACGAACAGGCGAAAAAGTTAAAGTCGGCTGGTGTAGCCCGTTATAATCACAATATTAATACGAGTGAAAATTACCATGATGAAGTTGTAACAACACATACATATAAAGATCGCGTAAACACTATTGAAATTATGAAAGCAAACAATATCTCACCATGCTCAGGAGTTATTTGTGGTATGGGGGAAACAGATGAAGATATAATCGATATGGCATTTGCACTGAAAGAAATCGATGCAGATAGTATCCCAGTCAACTTCCTCCATCCTGTGAAGGGGACTAAGTTTGGTAATGAAGATAATTTAACGCCAGAACGCTGTTTAAGAATTTTATCACTTTTCAGGTTAATCAATCCTACGAAGGAAATTCGTATTGCCGGAGGGCGTGAAGTAAACTTAAGGTCACTTCAGCCACTTGCAATGCAGGCTGCGAATTCAATCTTTGTCGGTGACTATTTAATTACGAACGGTCAACCGAATGAACTGGATTATAAAATGTTAGAAGATTTAGGATATGAAATAGATATAAATAAAAATTGA
- a CDS encoding LacI family DNA-binding transcriptional regulator: MPTIKDVAREAGVSVATVSRAMNSSGYVHEDTLKKINRAIEVLNYQPNETARTLFTKKSKIIGLLLPDISNPFFTLVARGVEDAASAKGFHVVIGNSDQNKEKERQYVDTFNMHNCAGIISSALMFDDAEHYIRKTGMEHIMLDRTGSIHHSIAADHFKGGVLQAQCLIDRQCRRVLVIEGNQQFNSFKQRREGAVSIFKQSKVAYEVMNGEEVSNDQQLLDYIKYNKVDGIICYNDLIAIQVMGMLQHHGVRIPEEVQVVGFDDIQLSEYCYPSLTTIHQPAYLIGKVACEQLIALLHNEKTEQNIKLDVHLIKRNSTRSV; encoded by the coding sequence ATGCCAACAATTAAAGATGTCGCGCGTGAAGCAGGTGTATCTGTTGCTACAGTATCACGTGCAATGAATAGCTCGGGTTATGTACATGAAGACACGCTAAAGAAAATAAATCGTGCAATCGAAGTTTTGAATTATCAACCAAACGAGACTGCACGTACACTTTTTACAAAAAAATCAAAAATAATTGGCTTATTACTTCCTGATATAAGTAACCCATTTTTTACTTTAGTAGCAAGAGGCGTAGAAGATGCGGCCTCAGCAAAAGGATTTCATGTTGTAATTGGTAATAGTGATCAGAACAAAGAGAAAGAACGACAATATGTTGATACTTTCAATATGCATAACTGTGCAGGCATCATCTCTTCGGCATTAATGTTTGACGATGCTGAACACTATATCCGTAAAACTGGAATGGAGCACATTATGTTAGACCGTACAGGTTCGATACATCATTCAATAGCAGCTGATCATTTTAAAGGCGGTGTGCTACAGGCACAATGCTTGATTGATAGACAATGCAGACGTGTACTTGTCATTGAAGGCAATCAGCAGTTTAATTCATTTAAGCAACGTCGAGAAGGCGCAGTTTCAATATTCAAGCAGTCTAAAGTTGCATATGAAGTTATGAATGGAGAAGAAGTTTCTAATGATCAACAATTATTAGATTATATTAAATACAATAAAGTAGACGGTATTATTTGTTACAACGATTTAATTGCCATACAAGTAATGGGGATGCTGCAGCATCATGGAGTACGAATCCCTGAAGAGGTTCAAGTAGTAGGTTTTGATGATATTCAGTTAAGTGAATATTGTTATCCGAGTTTAACTACAATTCATCAGCCAGCATATTTAATTGGTAAAGTTGCATGTGAGCAACTGATAGCGTTACTTCACAATGAAAAAACGGAACAGAATATAAAATTAGATGTTCATTTAATTAAAAGAAATAGTACAAGGAGTGTTTAA
- the rbsK gene encoding ribokinase has protein sequence MGNIFVIGSASVDLVVKSHRQPAKGETILGESFFMTTGGKGSNQAVSASRLGAEVYMVGAVGDDTFGEMILNNFKENHVNIDNVETVTHQSSGTAHITLEDNDNSIIVVPGANFKITIEQVEVVLSKLEQSDIVVIQNEIPVQVTEYIINRTHELGITTIYNPAPFVQIDTSLLNKVSYFTPNETEVRELFGEDFESVIKQYPKQMIVTLGAQGAVYYDGELKRVPGLKAEVVDTTGAGDTFNGAFAVALSEGKDIDAALQFANKAASISVGGLGAQGGMPYRKDMA, from the coding sequence ATGGGAAATATTTTTGTAATTGGTAGTGCTTCTGTTGATCTCGTTGTTAAAAGTCATCGACAACCTGCGAAAGGAGAAACGATACTCGGTGAGTCGTTCTTTATGACAACTGGAGGTAAGGGCTCTAATCAGGCAGTGAGTGCGAGTCGATTAGGTGCAGAAGTGTACATGGTAGGTGCAGTTGGAGATGATACATTTGGTGAAATGATTTTAAACAATTTTAAAGAAAATCACGTAAATATCGACAATGTGGAAACGGTTACACATCAATCGAGTGGTACCGCACATATTACGTTAGAGGATAACGATAATTCTATTATTGTAGTTCCTGGTGCCAATTTTAAGATAACAATTGAACAAGTTGAGGTTGTGCTAAGTAAGTTGGAACAGTCGGATATCGTCGTTATTCAAAATGAGATTCCTGTTCAAGTTACTGAATATATTATTAATCGTACGCACGAACTTGGAATTACAACGATTTATAATCCAGCGCCTTTTGTACAGATCGATACATCACTTTTAAATAAGGTATCTTACTTTACACCGAATGAAACAGAAGTTCGAGAACTATTCGGTGAAGACTTTGAATCTGTAATTAAACAATATCCGAAGCAAATGATTGTAACATTAGGTGCACAAGGTGCTGTTTATTATGATGGCGAATTAAAGCGTGTACCTGGCTTAAAAGCTGAAGTAGTTGATACAACTGGTGCTGGTGATACATTTAACGGAGCGTTTGCAGTTGCGTTAAGCGAAGGTAAAGATATCGATGCAGCATTACAATTTGCTAATAAAGCAGCAAGTATATCAGTCGGTGGCTTAGGTGCACAAGGTGGCATGCCGTATAGAAAGGATATGGCGTAA
- the rbsD gene encoding D-ribose pyranase, translating into MYKTGILNSDISKVLSDLGHTDTIVIADCGLPVPSSVNKIDLALKHGFPSFIDVLKIIAEHMVIEHYTLAEEIKEHNMNTLQSVENVLHHDKDFVSHEAFKALTKDAKVVIRTGEATPYANIILRSGVNF; encoded by the coding sequence ATGTATAAGACGGGAATTTTAAATAGTGATATTTCAAAAGTATTAAGTGATCTTGGTCATACAGATACAATCGTAATTGCAGACTGTGGATTACCAGTTCCATCTAGTGTTAATAAGATAGATCTTGCATTAAAACATGGATTTCCGAGCTTTATTGATGTTCTAAAGATTATAGCGGAGCATATGGTGATTGAACACTATACATTAGCAGAAGAAATAAAAGAACATAATATGAATACATTGCAATCAGTAGAAAACGTATTGCATCATGATAAAGATTTCGTATCACATGAAGCATTTAAAGCATTGACGAAAGATGCAAAAGTAGTTATTAGAACGGGAGAAGCAACACCTTATGCCAATATTATATTGAGAAGCGGTGTTAATTTTTAA
- a CDS encoding sugar ABC transporter ATP-binding protein produces the protein MIKMSNIHKAFGANKVLKGVDFSLNNQTVHALMGENGAGKSTLMNILSGIHQHDNGEIFVDGTSVNYNSPKESEQAGIQFIHQELNIWPEMTVLENLFVGKELTTNFGKTDDKKMKAEALKVFNRLDFHLPLNKVAGSCSIGEQQMIEISKALMTDAKVIIMDEPTAALTDKEIDKLFELINQLKSEGVSFVYISHRMDEIFRISDEITVMRDGVSVMHKHTEDTTYNELVHAMVGRSLEQQFPDRTVTPGDILLEVKALSNDTFGMKGINFNLRKGEILGFSGLMGSGRTEIMRSLFGIDRGVKEVVIEGKSVTIKNPGDAIKHGLALITENRKDEGLVLDASIKDNMTMANLKSFTKNGYIVNQPLELFVDQMQQRLSIKSDKNLNVGALSGGNQQKVVIAKWVGNGPKVLILDEPTRGIDVGAKREIYNLMNELTERGISIIMVSSEMPEIIGLSDRVYVMQEGQIKGELKGKHISQENIMTLATGGEINE, from the coding sequence ATGATTAAAATGTCAAATATTCATAAAGCATTTGGTGCAAACAAAGTACTAAAAGGCGTCGACTTTTCACTTAACAATCAGACAGTACATGCTTTAATGGGTGAGAATGGTGCTGGGAAGTCAACACTGATGAATATTCTTTCGGGTATACATCAACATGATAACGGTGAAATCTTTGTTGATGGCACAAGTGTAAATTACAATTCACCAAAGGAATCTGAACAAGCAGGTATTCAGTTTATTCATCAGGAATTAAATATTTGGCCAGAAATGACCGTACTTGAAAATTTATTTGTCGGTAAAGAATTGACGACAAATTTTGGTAAAACAGATGATAAAAAAATGAAAGCAGAAGCTTTAAAAGTATTTAATCGATTAGATTTTCACTTACCATTAAATAAAGTTGCAGGCAGTTGTTCAATCGGAGAACAGCAAATGATAGAAATCTCTAAAGCATTAATGACTGATGCGAAAGTGATTATTATGGACGAACCGACAGCAGCACTAACGGATAAAGAAATTGATAAGTTATTTGAACTCATTAATCAGCTTAAATCAGAAGGTGTAAGTTTCGTGTATATCAGCCACCGTATGGATGAAATATTCAGAATTTCAGATGAGATAACAGTTATGCGTGACGGTGTTTCTGTGATGCATAAACATACGGAAGATACAACATATAATGAACTCGTACATGCAATGGTAGGTAGAAGTTTAGAACAACAATTTCCGGATCGAACTGTTACACCAGGAGATATACTGCTGGAAGTTAAAGCACTTTCAAATGATACATTCGGTATGAAAGGGATTAATTTCAATTTAAGAAAAGGTGAAATTCTCGGATTTAGTGGACTGATGGGTTCTGGTCGCACTGAAATTATGCGTAGTTTATTTGGAATAGATCGTGGTGTGAAAGAAGTAGTCATTGAGGGGAAAAGTGTAACCATTAAAAATCCAGGTGATGCTATTAAACATGGATTAGCACTGATTACAGAAAATCGAAAAGATGAAGGGCTCGTACTTGATGCATCGATTAAAGATAATATGACGATGGCTAACTTAAAAAGTTTTACAAAGAATGGTTATATTGTGAATCAACCACTTGAACTGTTCGTAGACCAAATGCAGCAAAGATTGTCGATTAAATCAGATAAGAATTTAAACGTTGGCGCATTATCTGGAGGTAACCAGCAAAAAGTTGTAATTGCAAAATGGGTAGGTAATGGACCTAAAGTATTGATATTGGACGAGCCGACACGAGGTATTGACGTTGGTGCAAAACGTGAAATTTATAATTTAATGAATGAATTAACGGAGCGTGGTATATCCATCATAATGGTATCTTCAGAAATGCCTGAGATTATTGGACTTAGTGATCGTGTGTACGTAATGCAGGAAGGTCAGATTAAAGGTGAACTAAAAGGCAAGCATATTTCCCAGGAAAATATTATGACACTCGCTACAGGAGGCGAAATCAATGAATAG
- a CDS encoding ABC transporter permease, producing the protein MNSKAANKTNIIEKLGPLLGLLILVIIITVLNNSFIAPSNIFNLLRQVSINALIAFGMTFVILTGGIDLSVGSILALSSALTAILITSGVDPVLALCIGALIGTVLGAINGVLITLGKIAPFIATLATMTIFRGLTLVVTNGNPITNLGDSIPFQMFGKGYFFGIPVPAVTMIIAFAGLYFILHKTIFGKHTYAIGGNEKAAFISGIKVNKVKVMIYSISGLMAAIAGGILTSRLNSAQPTAGASYELDAIAAVVLGGTSLSGGKGRIFGTLIGVLIIGVLNNGLNLLGVSSFYQQVIKGIVILIAVLIDRKK; encoded by the coding sequence ATGAATAGTAAAGCAGCAAATAAAACGAATATTATAGAAAAGCTTGGACCATTACTTGGATTACTGATTTTAGTAATCATTATTACAGTACTCAATAATAGTTTTATTGCACCGAGCAATATTTTTAATTTATTGAGACAAGTATCGATTAATGCACTTATTGCTTTCGGTATGACATTTGTTATTTTAACAGGTGGAATTGATTTAAGTGTTGGTTCTATATTAGCGTTATCAAGTGCACTAACAGCAATTCTGATTACGAGTGGCGTTGATCCGGTATTAGCCTTATGTATTGGCGCATTAATTGGAACAGTACTTGGTGCAATTAACGGTGTACTCATTACATTAGGCAAAATAGCTCCATTTATCGCAACGCTTGCAACAATGACAATTTTCAGAGGATTGACACTCGTCGTCACAAATGGTAATCCAATTACTAACTTAGGTGATAGTATCCCGTTCCAAATGTTTGGTAAAGGGTATTTCTTCGGAATACCAGTACCAGCAGTAACGATGATTATTGCATTTGCAGGGTTATACTTTATACTGCATAAAACGATTTTCGGAAAACATACTTATGCAATTGGTGGTAATGAAAAAGCAGCATTTATTTCTGGTATTAAAGTTAATAAAGTTAAAGTTATGATTTATTCAATCTCTGGGTTGATGGCAGCTATTGCTGGTGGCATATTAACTTCAAGATTAAATTCAGCACAACCTACAGCTGGAGCTTCGTATGAGTTAGATGCAATCGCAGCGGTTGTGCTTGGTGGTACATCACTTTCAGGTGGAAAAGGACGTATTTTTGGCACGCTAATCGGTGTACTTATTATCGGTGTATTAAACAATGGATTAAACTTACTCGGCGTATCATCATTTTATCAGCAAGTAATTAAAGGTATTGTTATTCTAATTGCGGTATTAATCGACCGTAAGAAATAA
- a CDS encoding D-ribose ABC transporter substrate-binding protein — protein sequence MKKLIALIIVSLLILSACSLEPPAYLKEDKTKKDNKDITIGVSLSTLNNPFFVKMKEGIEKQAKSHGFKVKVVDAQDDSAKQSNDIDDLIQQQVDFLIINPTDSAAISASVQNANNQDIPVITLDRSVDKGKVTQFIASNNIEGGEMAGKLIVDKLGEGTKVGELEGVPGASATRERGQGFHNVADKKLDVIAKQTAKFNRAEGLNVTQNMIQSNPDIKAIFAHNDEMALGAIEATAGKDILVIGFDGNDDAMKSIKNKQLDATIAQQPSLMGESAVKTIAQIKTGKKVDKEVKVPLKIVQQ from the coding sequence ATGAAGAAATTAATCGCACTTATAATCGTTTCATTACTCATTTTGTCAGCATGCAGTTTAGAACCACCTGCATATTTAAAAGAAGATAAAACAAAAAAAGATAATAAAGATATTACAATCGGTGTAAGTCTATCTACGTTAAACAATCCATTCTTCGTAAAAATGAAAGAAGGTATTGAAAAACAAGCAAAATCACACGGCTTTAAAGTTAAAGTTGTAGATGCACAAGATGATTCAGCGAAGCAATCAAATGATATTGACGATTTAATTCAACAACAAGTAGATTTCTTAATTATTAACCCGACAGATTCAGCAGCAATATCTGCATCTGTTCAAAATGCTAATAATCAGGATATTCCAGTTATTACTTTAGACCGTTCAGTAGATAAAGGAAAAGTAACACAGTTTATCGCCTCAAATAATATTGAAGGTGGAGAAATGGCTGGAAAACTAATTGTCGATAAGTTAGGAGAAGGTACTAAAGTTGGAGAGTTGGAAGGTGTTCCAGGAGCAAGTGCTACACGAGAACGTGGACAAGGATTCCATAATGTTGCAGATAAAAAATTAGATGTTATTGCAAAACAGACTGCTAAATTTAATCGCGCAGAAGGATTAAATGTCACACAGAATATGATTCAGTCAAATCCAGATATTAAAGCAATTTTTGCACATAATGATGAGATGGCACTCGGGGCAATTGAAGCAACTGCAGGGAAAGATATTCTTGTAATTGGGTTTGATGGTAATGATGATGCGATGAAATCAATTAAAAACAAACAACTTGATGCAACCATTGCACAGCAACCAAGTTTAATGGGTGAAAGTGCAGTGAAAACGATTGCTCAGATTAAAACAGGTAAGAAAGTTGATAAAGAAGTGAAAGTACCACTTAAAATAGTTCAACAATAA